The Roseovarius nanhaiticus genome includes the window TCAATGCACCGGGACTGTGTGCCGTTTCCGGCCCCAATGCGCAGCTTGATGCGCTTGCGGTGCGGCTGGCTGGCGAGGGCGTGGAGTGTCAGCGCATCGCCATCGACATCGCCGCGCATTCGCGCATGCTGGAAGGCATCCTGCCCCGGTTCCGCGCGCATCTTGAGGGAATGACCCTTTCGGCGCCACAGATCCCGATCATGTCGAACCTGACAGGTGCGCCACTCAGCGAGGCTGACGCCCGCGATCCTGATTACTGGGTGCGCCAACTGCGCCAGACCGTGCGCTTTGCCGATTGCATTTCCGCGCTGGCCGCCGGGCCTTCGGTCTTTCTTGAGGTGGGGCCGGGCCGCACGCTGGCCTCTCTGGCGCAGATGGGGCAGGGCGTGGCGCCCGGAACCGCCCTTGCCACCTTGCGGCACCCCGATCAGGTCATTGCGGATGATGCGCATTTTCTGGGGGTGATCGGACGGCTTTGGGCCTGTGGCATCGAGGCGGATTGGGATCAGATCTGGGGCCGCGCGCGGCGCAATCGCGTGATCCTGCCCGGCATGCAATTTCAGCGCAGCCGCTATTTCATCGAGCCGGGAGCCGCGCGCGCGGCAGGCCCTGAGCCATTGGCGCGTGCCGAGGATTTGCGCGATTGGGGATATGTCCCGCGCTGGCGCCCCGCCACTGCCGATTGCGATATCGAGACCGAAGAAAGTCTCGGGGCCAAGCGCGCTTGGCTTGTCTTTGCCGATGAGGCGGGCGTGGCCTTGCCCATCGCCGAGACGCTGCGCGCGGCGGGGCATGTGGTGACGACCGTGCGGTCGGGCGACAGCTTTCAGCGGCGCAGTGAGGATGCCTATATCCTCTCGCCCGAGCAGGGCCGCGAAGGCTATGAGGCGCTGCTGAGCGCGCTGGCCAACGAGGGCCGGCTGCCCGACCGGATCGCGCATTTCTGGGGCGTCACGGCGGACGAGACGTACCGCCCCGGCTCCAGCTTTTTCGACCGCAACCTCGAACACGGCCTTTTCAGTCTGACCCATCTCGCGCAGGCTCTCGCCGCGGCGCCGGGCATGGCCGGCTGTCATATATGCGCCGTCACCTCTGGGGCGCTGCGCGTTCGGGACGAGGCGCCGGTCTATCCCGAAAAGGCGGCCATTCTGGGCCCCGTGGGTGTGATTCCGCGCGAATTCGCGGGGCTGACGGTCCAGTTGACGGATATCGAGGCGCCGGAGCGCGCCCAGCGCCGCAAGCGGAGCAAGGCGGCGCTGACATCCGGCGCGGAATCAGACGCAGGCCAGCGCCTTTTGATGCGCGACCTTCTGGCCGAGCCGTCGAACGAGATCGCGGCGCATCGCCGTGGCACGCGCCTTGTCCGCGTCCTGCGCAAACTGCCGTTGGAAGAGCGCGTGTCGGGCGAGGGTGCACCCATTTATCAACAGGGTGGGGTCTATCTTGTCACCGGTGGCTTCGGCGGCATTGGCCTCGCCATCGCGCGCGACATCGCGCAGCGGGCGGGTGGGCATATCGTGCTGCTGTCACGTGGCGGTCTGCCGGATCGCGCCGATTGGCCCAGATTCGAGCGCGCAGGGCGCGACAGCGGCCGCACCGCCCTGCGCATCCAGGCGATCCGCGAGATCGAGAACCTGGGCGGTCGTGTCACGTGTGTTGCCGCCGACGTGACCGACCTCGCGCAGATGCAGGAGGTCCGCCGCCGCATCGACGAAATCGGCCCGCTGGCGGGGATCATCCATGCGGCGGGTGTGATCGATGACGCGCCGCTTTTGTCCAAGGACATGGGCGCGATGCACGCGGTGCTTGCGCCCAAGATCGCGGGTTTGCGGGTGCTGGACGAGGTGTTCCCTGATGGCAGCGCCGACCTCATGGTCCTCTTTTCGTCAACCAGTACGCTGACGCGGCCTGCCGGCCAGGTCGATTACATCGCCGCCAACGCATATCTCGACGCGGTGGCCGACGCGCGGCGCGGTGGCAAGACCCGCGTGCTCAGCGTCAATTGGGGTGTCTGGGCCGAGACGGGCATGGCCGCCGACGCCATGGCGCGCAGGATGGGCGGTGCCCCTTCCCGTGATCTGGGCCTGCCACTCCTGCGATCTGTCACCGATGAGACAGGCGGCGCGGCTTCCTATGCGCTGGACCTCTCAGCCAACGATGATTGGGTTCTGGCCGAGCATCGCACCGGCGCAGGCCATATCTTGCTCCCCGGAACTGCCGTGATCGAGGCGGCGGCACAGGCCATGGCGGCCGAGAGCGGCTTTCGCCCCTTCGCACTAGAGGATCTGCGCTTTGTCAGGCCGTTCAGCGCGGCCCCCGGCGCGCGGCAGACCGGCGCGTTGCGCTTGGGATCTGCGGACCGCTCGGGCGCGCGCAGCCTTTCGCTGTGCCGGCTGGTGGCGCAGGAGGGGCGCGAGGGAGAGGTTATCACTGCCGAGGCGCGCATTGCGCCACTCGGCTCGGCTGAGGCGCCCAAAATAGACCTTGCCGCGATCAGGGGCCGCTGCGTTCCGGTGGAGACGGGCCACGGCTTTGTGTCGCCGCAGGAGGCGCATCTGGAGTTCGGCCCGCGCTGGCGCGTCGTGACCCGGACGATGAAAGGGCAGGGCGAGGGGCTGGCCGAGTTGTCGCTACCGACAGAGTTCGCCGCGGATCTGGACGCCGGCTGGCTGACGCATCCCGCTCTGCTGGATCTCGCTACGGGGTGGGCCATCGATCTGCACGAGGGATACGATCCGGCAGATCTCTGGGTGCCGGCGGGTTATGACAGCCTGCAGGTCCACGCCCCCTTGCCCCAGCGGATTGTCAGCTGGATGCGAACGGGCCGCGCCGATACGTCAGATGCGCAAAGCGCGGTTTTTGACATCACGCTGGCCACGCCCGAGGGACATGTTCTGCTGGAAGCGCGCGGATTGCGCATGCAGCGTCTGCCCCAATCGGCGCTGGCCGGGCTTGGCGCGGCGCCCGCGCCGCGTGAGATTTCCTATACCAACGTCGACAAGGCCCCGCTCAGCCCCGCCGAGCAACGACTGATGCGCCAGATCGCGCTGGGAATCACCGGTGGCGAGGGCCCCGAGGCGTTGGCGCGGGCCATTTCGCTCAGCCGCGCGGAAGGCCTTGCCCGCATCGCCATTTCGCCGCTCGATCTGAATGCGCTCATCGCCGAGGCGGACGCGCCTCCGGCCAAGGCGGCGGACAGCAGCGCCAGCTTCCAGCGGCCCGCGCTGGAGGGCGATTACGTGGCGCCCAAGGACGGGACCGAGGCCAGCCTTGCCGCCATCTGGTCTGGTCTTCTGGGAATTGAAGCGGTGGGCGTCGAGGACAGCTTTTTCGATCTCGGCGGCCATTCGCTGCTGGCGGTGCGCCTTTTCGCACAGATCAAGCAGCGGCACGGCGTGGACTTCCCGTTGGCCAGCCTTTTCGAGGCCCCGACGATTTCCGCGCTGGCCGCGCGCATTGACGCGGCAGGCGGCGGGCATGCCACGGGCGCCGACATCGAAAGTCAGGACAGCGATACCAAACCCGAGACCGCGCCCTACCAGCATCTGGTGGCGCTGCATCCCGGCACGCCCGGCGCAAAACCGGCGATTTTCATCGTGGCGGGCATGTTCGGCAATGTCCTGAACCTGCGTCAGTTGGCGCTGCTGACAGGGCGCGCGCGCCCTGTCTGGGGCCTGCAGGCGCGCGGCCTGATTGGCGGTGCCGCGCCGCACCGCACCATGGAGGAGGCCGCCGCCGATTACATCGCCGAGATGCGCCGCGAACAGCCCGAAGGGCCTTATTACCTCGCCGGGTTCTCGGGCGGGGGCATCATCGCCTTCGAGATCGCGCAACAGCTGCGCCGCGCGGGCGCGTCGGTGGGCATGCTGGCCCTTCTCGACACACCATTGCCGCAGCGCCCCGCGCTTGGCCGCGGCGACCGCGCATTGATCAAGGCGCAGGAGCTGCGCCGCAAGGGGCCGCGCTATTTTGCGGAATGGGCGAAAGACAGGCTCAGCTGGGAGCTGTCCAAGCGCCGCGTGGCAGCGCCCGAAGATGCGCTGGGAAGCTTTAACAACAGCGCAATCGAGGAAGCGTTCCGCGCCGCCGCCGCCGCCTATCAGCCCAAGATATGGGATGGTCCGGTAACACTCTTCCGGCCTGCACTTGACCGGTATTGGCGCGGGCTTGGCGGGGCGTGGATCAGCGCCGCGCGCGAATACGTTCTGCCCGATAACGGCTGGGCGCGCCTTTGCCCGCAGCTGGACGTGATCGAGGTGCCGGGCGACCATGACAGCATGGTGCTGGTGCCCAATGTCGCGGTGCTGGCAAATCATGTCACGGCTTTGGCAGC containing:
- a CDS encoding type I polyketide synthase, encoding MTYFMIEYGDKSRGIASGAVPGQDKVRRGDDVHSGDIAIVGMAVEVPGAGDIDAFWANLAGGVESIARLSREDLLAAGEDPARIAMHNYVPAAARLDGLADFDPEFFGFGPREAAILDPQHRKFLEVTWSAMEQAGHPPRDFAGRVGVYAGCGQASYYSDNIRTNPDLVEDVGLFLLRHTGNDKDFLSTRVSHVFDLKGPSITLQTACSTSLVAVHYARQALMRGECDMALAGGVTIELPHGHGYLYKENEILSPDGHCRAFDADAKGTVFGSGAGAVALRRLEDAVADGDHVWAVIRGSAINNDGAAKAGYLAPSVEGQAEAVRAALRDAAVDAASIGYIECHGTGTYLGDPIEVAALTAAHAGAAPPCLIGSVKTNIGHLDTAAGVAGLIKTALALHYRQIPPSLNYSAPNPDIDFASGRFAVADKLAEWQGTIGPRRAAVNSLGVGGTNAHVVLEEAPVRGPSEESDFPFQVLTLSAHSKPALDAASDALAAHLRAHPEVPLADVAWTLKAGRQPMARRRTLVAASHEEAADLLTARDPQRVHDHAAPAVQPQLVFMFPGGGAQYPKMARDLYETEPVFAEWMDRGLEHLSAQTGEDMRALWLPDESGAATAAEALKRPSLQLPLIMITEYALAQLWLGWGVRPDALVGHSMGENTAAALAGVMSFEDCIELVLLRGQLFDSVAPGGMLSVPMEAGELAAYIGDDLDIASINAPGLCAVSGPNAQLDALAVRLAGEGVECQRIAIDIAAHSRMLEGILPRFRAHLEGMTLSAPQIPIMSNLTGAPLSEADARDPDYWVRQLRQTVRFADCISALAAGPSVFLEVGPGRTLASLAQMGQGVAPGTALATLRHPDQVIADDAHFLGVIGRLWACGIEADWDQIWGRARRNRVILPGMQFQRSRYFIEPGAARAAGPEPLARAEDLRDWGYVPRWRPATADCDIETEESLGAKRAWLVFADEAGVALPIAETLRAAGHVVTTVRSGDSFQRRSEDAYILSPEQGREGYEALLSALANEGRLPDRIAHFWGVTADETYRPGSSFFDRNLEHGLFSLTHLAQALAAAPGMAGCHICAVTSGALRVRDEAPVYPEKAAILGPVGVIPREFAGLTVQLTDIEAPERAQRRKRSKAALTSGAESDAGQRLLMRDLLAEPSNEIAAHRRGTRLVRVLRKLPLEERVSGEGAPIYQQGGVYLVTGGFGGIGLAIARDIAQRAGGHIVLLSRGGLPDRADWPRFERAGRDSGRTALRIQAIREIENLGGRVTCVAADVTDLAQMQEVRRRIDEIGPLAGIIHAAGVIDDAPLLSKDMGAMHAVLAPKIAGLRVLDEVFPDGSADLMVLFSSTSTLTRPAGQVDYIAANAYLDAVADARRGGKTRVLSVNWGVWAETGMAADAMARRMGGAPSRDLGLPLLRSVTDETGGAASYALDLSANDDWVLAEHRTGAGHILLPGTAVIEAAAQAMAAESGFRPFALEDLRFVRPFSAAPGARQTGALRLGSADRSGARSLSLCRLVAQEGREGEVITAEARIAPLGSAEAPKIDLAAIRGRCVPVETGHGFVSPQEAHLEFGPRWRVVTRTMKGQGEGLAELSLPTEFAADLDAGWLTHPALLDLATGWAIDLHEGYDPADLWVPAGYDSLQVHAPLPQRIVSWMRTGRADTSDAQSAVFDITLATPEGHVLLEARGLRMQRLPQSALAGLGAAPAPREISYTNVDKAPLSPAEQRLMRQIALGITGGEGPEALARAISLSRAEGLARIAISPLDLNALIAEADAPPAKAADSSASFQRPALEGDYVAPKDGTEASLAAIWSGLLGIEAVGVEDSFFDLGGHSLLAVRLFAQIKQRHGVDFPLASLFEAPTISALAARIDAAGGGHATGADIESQDSDTKPETAPYQHLVALHPGTPGAKPAIFIVAGMFGNVLNLRQLALLTGRARPVWGLQARGLIGGAAPHRTMEEAAADYIAEMRREQPEGPYYLAGFSGGGIIAFEIAQQLRRAGASVGMLALLDTPLPQRPALGRGDRALIKAQELRRKGPRYFAEWAKDRLSWELSKRRVAAPEDALGSFNNSAIEEAFRAAAAAYQPKIWDGPVTLFRPALDRYWRGLGGAWISAAREYVLPDNGWARLCPQLDVIEVPGDHDSMVLVPNVAVLANHVTALAAEADKDIDRSAAPDWPNRTAAE